The Dyadobacter subterraneus genome window below encodes:
- a CDS encoding RidA family protein, with the protein MPRQNILTGSPWEDKMGYCRAVRIGNIVEVSGTVAIVDGEIVKADDAYAQTNNIIERISKVLEEAGVSLKDVVRTRIFTTDITRFDDIARAHGAFFGEIKPTTGIYEISKLVSSDYLVEIEFTAVVE; encoded by the coding sequence ATGCCAAGACAAAACATTCTCACAGGATCTCCCTGGGAAGATAAAATGGGTTATTGCCGTGCAGTACGCATCGGAAACATTGTAGAAGTTTCAGGTACTGTTGCTATTGTTGACGGAGAAATTGTAAAAGCGGATGATGCTTATGCACAAACCAACAATATCATTGAAAGAATTTCAAAAGTGCTTGAAGAAGCTGGTGTTTCGTTGAAAGATGTCGTTCGCACAAGAATCTTCACAACAGATATTACCAGATTTGACGATATTGCCAGAGCACACGGCGCTTTTTTTGGAGAGATAAAACCAACAACCGGAATTTATGAAATCAGCAAACTTGTCTCATCAGACTATCTTGTTGAAATCGAATTTACAGCTGTTGTTGAATAA
- a CDS encoding glycerophosphodiester phosphodiesterase family protein: protein MSAYKNKFLLIQILFCFISSFSIGQNLPSSKHKLIVIAHRGNHVNVPENTLASTEEAIKYGVDYVEVDLRTTKDGHLIIHHDGTVDRATNGKGKISDHTLEEIKKLQVFNQNKKTYKIPEFRDILKLCKNKINIYLDFKDADVAQTWKQIQEAGMEKQIVVYINTKEQYPQWKSIAPQMPLMTSIPDEIKNTDQLSSFLNEIRISVIDNVVNPEMDKIIKEKKISTWLDVQSPTEGPASWDEAINKGVQGLQTDHPEALIEYLKKKGLR from the coding sequence ATGTCCGCTTACAAAAATAAATTTCTTCTTATTCAGATTCTTTTCTGCTTTATTTCAAGCTTTTCAATTGGTCAGAATTTGCCTTCTAGTAAGCACAAACTTATTGTAATTGCTCATCGTGGAAATCATGTCAATGTTCCTGAAAATACATTAGCTTCTACTGAGGAAGCAATTAAATACGGGGTGGATTATGTAGAAGTGGACTTACGTACGACGAAAGATGGTCACCTCATCATTCATCACGATGGAACTGTCGACCGCGCTACGAATGGAAAAGGTAAAATAAGTGATCACACTTTGGAGGAAATTAAAAAGCTCCAGGTGTTCAATCAGAACAAAAAAACATACAAAATTCCCGAATTCAGGGACATTCTGAAATTGTGTAAAAACAAGATCAATATTTATCTGGATTTTAAAGATGCTGACGTAGCGCAAACCTGGAAACAGATTCAGGAAGCCGGAATGGAAAAGCAAATTGTGGTATATATCAATACAAAGGAACAATATCCGCAATGGAAATCTATTGCCCCACAAATGCCTTTAATGACCAGCATTCCGGATGAAATTAAAAATACGGATCAGTTATCGTCTTTTTTAAACGAGATAAGAATCAGCGTGATTGATAATGTTGTGAATCCCGAAATGGATAAAATAATAAAGGAAAAGAAAATTTCAACCTGGCTTGACGTGCAGAGTCCAACGGAAGGACCAGCCTCATGGGACGAAGCGATCAATAAAGGTGTCCAAGGTTTACAAACGGATCATCCGGAAGCGTTGATTGAATATTTGAAGAAAAAGGGTCTGAGATAA
- a CDS encoding PfkB family carbohydrate kinase, which translates to MSLLTVGSVAFDALETPFGKTDKIIGGAATYITLSASYFTKQNNLVAVVGGDFPQEMVDLLIEHGVNTEGLKTIPDGKTFFWSGKYHEDMNTRDTLETQLNVMADFDPVIPESYQTTEYLMLGNTVPATQKAVIQRMAKRPKLIMLDTMNLWMNIALDDLKDVLTLVDVLTINDEEARQLSGDYSLRKAAQTIMAMGPKTLIIKKGEHGALLFQGEKIFFAPALPLEVVFDPTGAGDCFAGGFIGYLAKTDDISFENMKRAIIYGSAMASFCVEKFGTERVVNLTQEEIDARVQEFVKLSSFEIV; encoded by the coding sequence ATGAGTTTATTAACAGTTGGCTCTGTGGCGTTTGATGCCCTTGAAACACCTTTCGGAAAAACCGATAAAATCATTGGCGGCGCTGCAACATATATCACGTTATCAGCTTCGTATTTTACCAAACAAAACAATTTGGTAGCCGTAGTTGGCGGCGATTTCCCTCAGGAAATGGTTGACCTTCTTATAGAACACGGAGTTAATACCGAAGGTTTAAAAACAATTCCTGATGGTAAAACTTTCTTCTGGTCGGGTAAGTACCATGAAGATATGAATACGCGTGATACCCTTGAAACTCAGTTAAATGTAATGGCTGATTTTGATCCGGTTATTCCTGAGTCTTATCAGACAACAGAATATTTAATGTTAGGAAATACGGTTCCTGCTACGCAAAAAGCAGTAATCCAGCGTATGGCGAAGCGTCCAAAACTGATCATGCTTGATACGATGAATCTTTGGATGAACATCGCTCTGGATGATTTGAAAGATGTTTTGACTTTGGTTGATGTTTTGACGATCAATGACGAAGAAGCGCGTCAACTTTCAGGAGATTACTCTTTACGTAAAGCAGCACAAACGATTATGGCGATGGGACCAAAAACGTTGATCATCAAAAAAGGTGAACACGGTGCTTTGTTATTCCAGGGAGAAAAAATCTTCTTCGCTCCTGCTTTGCCACTGGAAGTTGTCTTCGATCCAACCGGAGCAGGTGATTGTTTCGCTGGTGGTTTCATTGGATACCTTGCCAAAACGGACGATATCTCTTTTGAAAATATGAAACGCGCTATCATTTACGGTTCGGCAATGGCATCTTTCTGTGTTGAAAAGTTTGGGACAGAACGTGTTGTTAACCTAACACAGGAGGAAATAGATGCTCGCGTTCAGGAATTTGTGAAATTGTCAAGTTTTGAAATAGTTTAA
- a CDS encoding DUF5618 family protein, translating to MIAIDKARTQIENAKVLLRNNANPEDGLYQYRKYVKRAGLIAYKGLLLSLVKLLKHNKKDDLIVIEQGLSKLDKGIFADFITAQQVLSRSMGIYGTRSQQLAELGISEAEKIITWVEKSVTKI from the coding sequence ATGATTGCCATTGATAAAGCAAGAACACAAATTGAAAATGCAAAAGTACTTCTTAGAAATAATGCAAACCCCGAAGATGGATTATATCAATACAGAAAGTATGTTAAAAGAGCGGGACTTATTGCATATAAAGGTCTTCTGTTGTCGCTTGTCAAGTTGTTGAAACATAATAAGAAGGATGATTTAATTGTAATAGAACAGGGTTTATCGAAATTGGATAAGGGGATATTTGCTGATTTTATTACTGCCCAACAAGTTTTGAGTAGATCGATGGGAATTTATGGAACAAGGAGTCAGCAATTAGCTGAGCTCGGAATTTCAGAAGCTGAAAAAATTATAACCTGGGTTGAAAAAAGCGTTACCAAAATATAA
- the cysS gene encoding cysteine--tRNA ligase → MTDKTYQPLKIFNTLTRKKDLFVPLAAPYVGMYVCGPTVYNNVHLGNIRTFLSFDILYRYLTHIGYKVRYVRNITDVGHLVGDGDEGEDKIGKMAKLQQLEPMEIVQRYTNDFHDVSAEFNLLPPSIEPTATGHLIEQIEAVKALIDKGAAYEANGSVYFDITKYNDAGNEYGKLSGRILEDLLNETRDLDGQSEKRNPLDFALWKKASPEHIMQWDSPWGMGFPGWHLECTCMSAKYLGKQFDIHGGGMDLKFPHHECEIAQGRALTNIEPVRYWMHTNMLTVNGQKMSKSLNNSFLPNQLFSGDHELLDQAYSPMTVRFFMLQSQYRSTLDFSNEALKAAQKGYKRLANGIRLAKMLKYNDEEVARDEKKIEEIEKSIQGFYDAMNDDLNTAVGIANLFNMLKYINMLNMNQLKSAALGEATFTSLLENFIVFIENVLGLKEELSEGHAILDGMLNLYREYKAVQNYEKVDEIRTYFKLQGLAIRDSKLSVDWAYEE, encoded by the coding sequence ATGACTGATAAAACTTACCAGCCGCTTAAAATATTCAATACGCTTACCCGTAAAAAGGATTTGTTTGTACCGCTTGCTGCACCATATGTAGGCATGTACGTCTGCGGACCAACGGTTTACAATAATGTTCACCTTGGAAATATCCGTACTTTTTTATCTTTTGATATTCTGTATCGTTATCTGACACACATTGGCTACAAAGTCCGGTATGTAAGAAATATTACGGATGTTGGCCATTTGGTTGGTGATGGTGATGAAGGAGAAGATAAAATCGGTAAAATGGCAAAACTTCAACAGTTGGAGCCAATGGAAATTGTTCAGCGTTATACGAATGATTTTCACGATGTTTCTGCTGAATTCAATTTGCTTCCGCCAAGCATTGAGCCAACTGCAACAGGACATTTAATTGAACAAATTGAAGCAGTTAAGGCGCTGATCGATAAGGGAGCTGCCTACGAAGCGAATGGTTCTGTTTATTTTGATATAACAAAATACAACGATGCCGGAAATGAGTACGGAAAGCTTTCAGGAAGGATTCTGGAAGATCTTTTGAATGAAACGCGTGACCTGGACGGACAATCTGAAAAGCGCAATCCACTTGATTTTGCACTTTGGAAAAAAGCCAGTCCTGAGCATATCATGCAATGGGATTCTCCATGGGGAATGGGTTTTCCTGGCTGGCATTTGGAATGTACTTGCATGAGTGCCAAATATTTAGGAAAACAATTTGATATTCACGGTGGCGGGATGGATTTAAAATTCCCGCATCATGAATGTGAAATTGCACAGGGAAGAGCTTTGACAAATATTGAGCCGGTTCGCTATTGGATGCATACCAATATGTTGACGGTGAATGGCCAGAAAATGTCAAAATCGCTGAACAATTCTTTTCTTCCAAATCAACTGTTTTCAGGTGATCATGAATTGTTGGATCAGGCTTATAGTCCGATGACTGTACGCTTTTTTATGCTCCAAAGTCAATATCGCAGCACGCTGGATTTTTCTAATGAAGCGTTAAAAGCGGCTCAAAAGGGATATAAAAGATTGGCAAACGGAATTCGTCTAGCCAAAATGTTGAAATATAATGACGAAGAAGTAGCTCGCGACGAGAAAAAAATTGAGGAGATAGAAAAATCAATTCAGGGTTTTTACGATGCCATGAATGATGATTTGAATACCGCTGTCGGCATTGCCAATCTGTTTAACATGCTCAAATATATTAATATGCTGAACATGAACCAGCTTAAATCAGCTGCTTTGGGTGAAGCAACTTTTACTTCTTTGCTAGAAAATTTCATCGTTTTCATCGAAAATGTACTTGGGTTAAAAGAAGAACTTAGTGAAGGACACGCAATTCTTGACGGCATGTTAAATCTTTATCGTGAATACAAAGCGGTTCAGAATTATGAGAAAGTTGATGAAATCCGCACTTATTTCAAGCTTCAGGGACTCGCTATCCGCGACAGCAAATTAAGCGTGGATTGGGCATATGAGGAGTAA
- a CDS encoding M28 family peptidase, which produces MEKLVASPAFNADSAFQFVKKQVEFGARVPNTAAHRACGDYLVSTFKRFGLEVTEQNFTPTTYDGKKLTARNIIASFNPKATKRILLTSHWDSRPFSDQDSVSKMKPVLAANDGASGVGVLLEIARVISFSGNKLNLGVDIILFDAEDWGNSDKATDKFSGFCLGSQYWAANKHVPNYTAYFGVLMDMVGAKGATFPKEGYSVSMADGVVRNIWGIASQLGYSNYFIDKVGPSITDDHLPVNETAKIPMVDIIHIKQNDPERTFFNQWHTAHDDMENIDPKTLKAVGQTLIQVLYQESEVSV; this is translated from the coding sequence TTGGAAAAACTAGTTGCCAGTCCGGCGTTTAATGCAGATTCAGCATTTCAGTTTGTTAAAAAACAAGTTGAATTTGGGGCGAGAGTTCCTAATACTGCGGCACATAGAGCGTGCGGAGATTATCTCGTTTCAACATTTAAAAGATTTGGACTGGAAGTAACAGAGCAAAATTTTACACCGACAACTTACGACGGCAAGAAATTAACCGCCAGAAATATTATTGCCAGTTTTAATCCAAAAGCGACCAAAAGAATTCTGCTGACCTCACACTGGGATTCCCGGCCATTTTCTGATCAGGATTCTGTTTCGAAAATGAAACCGGTTTTGGCTGCCAATGATGGTGCGAGTGGAGTTGGTGTTTTGCTTGAAATAGCCAGAGTAATTTCTTTTTCGGGAAATAAACTAAATCTCGGTGTTGATATTATTCTTTTTGATGCCGAAGACTGGGGAAATTCAGATAAGGCTACTGATAAGTTTAGCGGATTTTGTTTGGGATCTCAATATTGGGCTGCCAACAAACATGTTCCAAATTACACGGCCTATTTTGGTGTGTTGATGGATATGGTTGGCGCGAAAGGGGCGACATTTCCCAAAGAAGGTTATTCTGTAAGTATGGCAGACGGCGTTGTTCGGAATATCTGGGGAATTGCCAGTCAGCTTGGTTATAGTAATTATTTTATTGATAAAGTGGGACCCTCTATAACTGATGATCATCTTCCCGTTAATGAAACGGCCAAAATTCCCATGGTTGATATCATCCATATCAAACAAAATGATCCGGAAAGAACTTTTTTCAATCAATGGCATACAGCGCATGATGATATGGAAAATATTGATCCGAAAACTTTGAAGGCGGTTGGGCAGACTTTAATTCAGGTTTTATATCAGGAGAGTGAGGTTTCTGTTTAA
- the pbpC gene encoding penicillin-binding protein 1C, producing the protein MFSCFILSFLLIDLLFPFQPKIQYSTQITASDGTVLHAFLSPDDKWRLYTKIAEITPLLQKTLIHKEDQYFYYHPGINPLAMIRAAGRNIFSGRRTSGASTITMQVVRLLEPKKRTYLNKLKESFRAMQLELHFSKDEILQLYLNLVPYGGNIEGIKAASLLYFGKAPQLLSLAEITALTIVPNRPSSLHPGIRNEALKIARNQWLTRFGKENLFDSNVIQDAISEQLMVRRLSAPKQAPHLALRLKKDLPDQPIINTTIKIQSQKQIEEQVKNYVNRLQSMNIHNAAVLVINNETMAVEAYAGSADFNNPFDGGQVDGIRAIRSPGSTLKPILYATAFDKGIITPKMVLNDVPTNFSGYEPENFDQHFNGQVTMEFALANSLNIPAVKILKEISTPVLIDKLKKADFQTIRKQSKDLGLSMILGGCGVTLEELTRLFAAFSNEGELKPIRYTMETPVSKKGEQLVSKEATFLLNNILTQVTRPDLPSNFDNTYHLPKIAWKTGTSYGKRDAWSIGYNRKYTIGVWVGNFSGEGVPELSGANTATPLLFSIFNALDYNSSKGWYQMPENVALRKICAVSGNIPSDFCDHQITDYYIMGVSPYHKCQHLRYVFTDVAGRISYCTYCLPENGFVKKTYPNLAPELIAYYESKKIPYLKLPPHNPFCERVFREGAPLITSPNDGSEYFIQTNEPQQIQLSCQTGNDVQEVFWYVNDKLVKRSAPHEAVFINPPVGRVKISCSDDKGRNSDIQIVVRKI; encoded by the coding sequence TTGTTTAGCTGCTTTATCTTATCATTTCTATTAATTGACCTCCTGTTCCCATTCCAACCAAAAATTCAATATTCAACCCAAATCACCGCCAGCGACGGAACCGTTTTACATGCGTTTTTAAGTCCTGATGATAAATGGCGGCTTTACACTAAAATTGCTGAAATCACGCCTCTTTTACAAAAAACGCTGATCCATAAGGAGGATCAATATTTCTACTATCATCCCGGAATTAATCCATTGGCAATGATTCGGGCAGCCGGGAGAAATATTTTTAGCGGCAGAAGAACATCTGGTGCTTCAACCATTACTATGCAGGTTGTCAGATTATTGGAGCCTAAAAAAAGAACTTATCTGAATAAATTGAAAGAATCATTTCGGGCGATGCAGCTGGAATTACATTTCTCAAAAGATGAAATTCTTCAACTGTATCTCAATCTGGTTCCTTATGGAGGAAATATTGAAGGGATTAAAGCTGCTTCACTTTTATATTTTGGAAAAGCTCCGCAATTATTAAGTCTTGCTGAAATTACGGCACTTACTATCGTTCCAAACCGACCGTCAAGCTTGCATCCCGGTATACGAAATGAAGCATTGAAAATCGCCAGGAATCAATGGCTGACACGATTTGGTAAAGAAAATTTATTTGACTCAAATGTTATTCAAGATGCTATCAGCGAACAACTAATGGTCCGCCGACTCTCTGCGCCAAAACAAGCGCCTCATCTTGCTTTGCGTTTGAAAAAGGATTTACCGGATCAGCCGATTATCAATACAACGATCAAAATCCAATCTCAGAAACAAATTGAAGAACAGGTAAAAAACTATGTCAACAGGCTGCAAAGCATGAACATTCACAATGCAGCGGTGCTGGTTATTAATAATGAAACGATGGCTGTTGAAGCTTACGCTGGTTCGGCCGATTTCAACAATCCATTTGACGGTGGACAGGTGGATGGAATTCGTGCGATTCGTTCTCCCGGTAGTACGTTAAAACCAATACTTTATGCAACTGCTTTTGACAAAGGAATTATCACACCGAAAATGGTTTTAAATGATGTTCCAACAAATTTCAGCGGCTACGAACCAGAAAATTTTGACCAGCATTTTAACGGTCAGGTTACTATGGAATTTGCTTTAGCCAATTCTTTGAATATCCCGGCAGTCAAGATTTTGAAGGAAATCAGTACACCGGTTTTAATTGATAAATTGAAAAAAGCAGATTTTCAAACGATCCGAAAGCAATCCAAAGATTTGGGATTATCCATGATTCTGGGAGGCTGCGGCGTTACGCTAGAAGAATTAACCAGACTTTTTGCAGCTTTTTCAAATGAGGGAGAATTAAAACCAATTCGATATACTATGGAAACACCCGTTTCAAAAAAGGGCGAACAGCTGGTTTCAAAAGAAGCAACTTTCCTTTTAAATAATATTTTAACGCAGGTAACAAGGCCGGATTTACCTTCCAATTTTGACAATACTTATCACTTACCAAAAATCGCCTGGAAAACCGGAACATCTTATGGAAAGCGGGATGCATGGAGTATTGGGTATAACCGAAAATATACCATTGGCGTCTGGGTTGGGAATTTTTCTGGTGAAGGCGTTCCGGAGTTGAGCGGTGCAAATACTGCAACGCCGTTATTGTTTTCAATCTTCAATGCGTTGGACTACAATTCTTCGAAAGGCTGGTATCAAATGCCTGAGAATGTGGCTTTGAGAAAAATATGCGCCGTCAGCGGCAATATTCCAAGCGATTTTTGTGATCATCAGATTACGGATTATTACATCATGGGTGTTTCTCCATATCATAAATGTCAGCATCTGCGATATGTCTTTACAGATGTTGCCGGGAGAATTTCTTATTGTACTTATTGTCTTCCTGAAAATGGTTTTGTGAAGAAAACATACCCAAATCTGGCTCCTGAGCTCATTGCTTATTATGAATCAAAGAAAATTCCTTACCTAAAACTGCCGCCTCATAATCCTTTTTGTGAAAGAGTTTTCCGGGAAGGCGCGCCTCTGATTACCAGTCCGAATGATGGTAGTGAATATTTCATTCAGACTAATGAACCGCAGCAAATCCAGTTAAGCTGCCAAACCGGGAATGATGTGCAGGAGGTTTTTTGGTATGTGAATGATAAGTTAGTGAAGCGTTCTGCGCCGCATGAAGCGGTATTTATTAATCCACCGGTTGGGCGGGTTAAGATTTCTTGTAGTGATGATAAGGGGAGGAATTCTGATATTCAGATTGTGGTCAGGAAGATCTAA